In Aquimarina sp. TRL1, a single window of DNA contains:
- a CDS encoding TonB-dependent receptor — MEKLKIILLIFICALTSSMVAQRKIIKGTVHDESGMPIVGASVLIKGTNTGASSDFDGNFTIESEEKDILLISYLGFVTQEVLVGDQKEINILLKEDVSSLDEIIVVAYGTQKKATITSSIVNIKSEELKDVTTPDVTTMLQGKVAGVRLGASSGSPGSVPNILIRGSSSLGGRVTPLWVVDGVIQHEVPIVNPNDVQSISVLKDASATSLYGSRGANGVIIVTTKRGNLKASEITVSSKVSINRFNTGNFEVMNSQQLYDLHTQFENEQSWFGPELLERDYNWLENGTRDGFVRDVNLSFTSGTEKLNLYINGGYYNETGTLRGNELDRYTYRMNLDYDITKRLKLSPKLSFSFDDRGRVTEAPLYQLYLNLPWDSPYDADGNAINAKDDSDWLGRDELNYQYDQQWNYSSDNVFNLSSNFDFEFQVLPDLIFRSVNNFTYYRKKEKKYTDPRSIDGLATKGSIEDEIKERFTRLTTQTLKYSKGFGEHFMSVLGGYEYNDYEYEQLKVSGNGIIAGTEILNVASEAGDISGFKNDYALQSFFLATDYSYGSRYFAKASVRRDGASNFGLNNQYGNFFALGAGWNVHNEAFFTSNSVNELKLRVSYGSVGNRPSELYPYQGTYRLDTQYIGTPGAILKQLGNPDLSWEKSYEANIAIDARFLNRINATFEYYNKDTSDLLYFVDLPDVTGYKGFWENVGGLTNTGFEAAVSVDILQTKDLEWNVGFNIGVNRNEITELFDGQTEIPRSGGKIFKIGEDSNSWYIRKWLGVDPATGSPLWEVVDPDTGERTETTNWNEATLQIIGTSSPDFIGGFDTRVRYKNLSLSSNFNFTKGGTLYNSARELFDSDGLYPTFNQQVLADDWNRWEKPGDIATHPQVVEGGNNNSNKRSSRYLEDASYLRMTNVTLSYTLPKVVLKKLGLSNFNIYLSGDNLLTFTDFSGVDPAVTGNPNDRSNIGLSGTPGITYPIPKRYALGVNVSF, encoded by the coding sequence ATGGAAAAATTGAAGATTATATTATTGATCTTTATATGCGCTTTGACAAGTAGCATGGTCGCCCAGAGAAAAATAATAAAAGGTACTGTCCATGATGAATCGGGGATGCCTATCGTGGGAGCTTCTGTTTTAATTAAAGGAACAAATACAGGAGCTTCTTCGGACTTTGATGGAAATTTTACAATTGAATCAGAGGAGAAAGATATATTACTTATATCGTATTTGGGGTTTGTCACACAAGAAGTGCTGGTAGGGGATCAAAAAGAAATAAATATCTTATTAAAGGAAGATGTCAGTAGTTTGGATGAGATTATTGTGGTGGCTTATGGAACCCAAAAAAAAGCAACTATAACCTCATCAATTGTCAACATTAAATCAGAAGAATTAAAAGATGTTACAACTCCGGATGTCACTACGATGTTACAAGGGAAAGTTGCGGGAGTTCGCTTGGGAGCATCTAGTGGTAGCCCGGGTTCTGTTCCGAATATATTAATACGAGGATCTTCTTCTTTAGGGGGGAGAGTTACTCCTTTGTGGGTTGTTGATGGAGTGATACAACATGAAGTTCCTATTGTTAACCCAAATGATGTACAATCTATATCTGTATTAAAAGATGCTTCTGCAACCTCTTTATACGGATCTCGAGGAGCTAATGGAGTTATTATAGTCACTACAAAAAGAGGAAATTTAAAAGCTTCAGAAATCACAGTAAGTTCTAAAGTGTCTATTAACCGTTTTAATACTGGAAATTTTGAAGTAATGAATTCCCAGCAGTTATATGACCTTCATACACAGTTCGAAAATGAACAATCCTGGTTTGGTCCGGAATTATTAGAAAGAGATTATAATTGGTTAGAAAATGGAACAAGAGATGGTTTTGTCAGGGATGTAAACCTGTCTTTTACTTCTGGAACAGAAAAATTAAACCTGTATATTAATGGGGGATATTATAATGAAACAGGGACATTAAGAGGGAATGAGTTAGATCGGTATACCTATCGAATGAACCTGGATTATGATATTACTAAACGTCTGAAGTTGAGTCCTAAATTATCATTTAGTTTTGATGATAGAGGAAGAGTAACAGAAGCACCTTTATACCAGTTATACCTGAACTTACCCTGGGATAGTCCATACGATGCCGATGGAAATGCGATCAATGCGAAAGATGATTCAGATTGGTTAGGAAGAGATGAATTGAACTATCAGTATGATCAACAATGGAACTATTCTTCCGATAATGTTTTTAATTTAAGCTCTAATTTTGATTTTGAATTTCAGGTTTTACCAGATCTTATATTTAGGTCTGTAAATAACTTTACCTATTATCGGAAAAAGGAAAAAAAATATACAGATCCAAGATCCATCGACGGACTGGCTACAAAAGGAAGTATTGAGGATGAAATAAAAGAGCGTTTTACGAGATTGACAACGCAAACATTAAAATACTCCAAAGGGTTTGGAGAACACTTTATGTCTGTTTTAGGAGGATATGAGTACAATGATTATGAATATGAGCAGTTAAAAGTGTCTGGAAATGGAATCATTGCTGGAACAGAAATTTTAAATGTAGCTAGTGAAGCAGGAGATATTAGTGGATTCAAGAATGATTATGCACTGCAATCGTTTTTCCTTGCTACGGATTATTCATACGGCAGTCGGTATTTTGCCAAGGCTTCTGTACGAAGAGATGGGGCGTCTAATTTTGGATTAAATAATCAGTATGGTAATTTCTTTGCCCTGGGAGCAGGATGGAACGTACATAATGAAGCGTTTTTTACAAGTAATTCTGTTAATGAGTTAAAATTACGTGTAAGCTACGGGTCGGTAGGAAACAGACCTTCTGAATTATATCCATATCAGGGAACATATCGATTGGATACACAATATATAGGAACTCCGGGAGCGATTTTAAAACAATTAGGGAATCCAGATTTAAGCTGGGAAAAATCGTATGAAGCAAATATTGCCATTGATGCAAGATTTTTGAATAGAATAAATGCGACTTTTGAGTATTATAATAAGGATACATCGGATCTTTTATACTTTGTCGATTTACCAGATGTTACCGGTTACAAAGGTTTCTGGGAGAATGTAGGAGGATTAACTAATACAGGGTTTGAGGCTGCTGTATCAGTAGATATATTGCAAACGAAAGACCTGGAGTGGAATGTAGGGTTTAATATCGGGGTCAATAGAAATGAAATAACAGAGCTGTTTGATGGTCAAACAGAAATCCCACGAAGTGGAGGTAAGATTTTTAAAATCGGGGAAGACTCTAATTCATGGTATATCAGAAAATGGTTAGGAGTTGATCCAGCTACAGGAAGCCCTCTCTGGGAAGTAGTTGATCCAGATACAGGAGAACGAACAGAAACGACTAATTGGAATGAGGCTACTCTGCAAATAATTGGAACCTCTTCTCCTGATTTTATCGGTGGATTTGATACAAGAGTACGTTATAAAAATCTATCGCTTTCTTCCAATTTTAATTTTACTAAAGGGGGGACTCTATATAATAGCGCTCGAGAATTATTTGATTCCGATGGTTTATACCCCACGTTTAACCAGCAGGTACTGGCGGATGATTGGAACCGATGGGAAAAGCCAGGAGATATAGCGACACATCCTCAGGTGGTTGAAGGAGGGAATAATAATTCTAACAAACGATCATCACGTTATTTGGAAGACGCAAGCTACTTGCGTATGACCAATGTTACCTTATCGTATACATTACCCAAAGTGGTTTTAAAGAAGTTAGGTCTTAGTAACTTTAATATTTACTTGTCAGGAGATAACTTATTGACATTTACAGATTTTAGTGGTGTTGACCCCGCAGTAACAGGGAATCCAAATGATAGAAGTAACATAGGGTTATCAGGAACCCCGGGAATAACCTATCCGATACCAAAACGCTATGCATTAGGTGTTAATGTATCATTTTAA
- a CDS encoding RagB/SusD family nutrient uptake outer membrane protein, translating into MKKLIVLLPVIACILYSCDLERNPYDQISEDELFSDPESVKTATIGNYALLKGDVGYDGWVDDLHRISEYAGDNVSLSGGTTDHLFFLYNYQSITTNLRVERFWRNSYKIVVGCNIIIEKIKEGASEETDQLLGENYYLRALTYFQMGNVFGRPYNQGASNLSIPLKLTSDTEDRPDRHTIEEVYKQVIKDLEKAASLMTENKGASFASKEAAYALLSRVYLYKEDHEKTEEYANKVIESGEYSLLSKDQFSKMNTLTPEQNAEAIFAVTLSSASDLLGGGDDWYTIGSFYANVQGKGWGEMYASRTYLDLINKNPDDARKSFIDPQFEEDENGEKIPAVYWVNDAYAYEFRRTSESGGVISFEEEGTTYTVMSEEIDGKTNYYFNGPNGKQDVTKGYDMKKRNGHPKFYILKASLQENDIHMWSPMVSRLSEMYLNLAESQAKRGMDQLALDNINIIRERAGIPIYSLTDIPTGKTVLDIVLEERRLELAYEGHRRYDVYRNGRTMDRKYPGTHLNGTNAFLEIPAIHPRVVEFIPEQQIILQPSLIQND; encoded by the coding sequence ATGAAAAAATTAATAGTACTGCTGCCAGTTATAGCATGTATATTGTATTCCTGTGATTTGGAAAGAAATCCATATGATCAGATTTCAGAAGATGAGTTGTTTTCTGATCCTGAATCAGTAAAAACAGCGACTATAGGTAACTATGCTTTGTTAAAAGGAGATGTAGGTTATGATGGTTGGGTAGATGATTTACATCGAATATCAGAATATGCAGGAGATAATGTGAGCTTAAGTGGGGGGACAACAGATCATTTGTTTTTCCTTTATAATTACCAATCGATAACAACAAATTTAAGGGTTGAACGATTTTGGAGAAATTCGTATAAGATCGTTGTAGGATGTAATATTATTATAGAAAAAATCAAGGAAGGAGCTTCCGAAGAAACAGATCAGTTATTAGGAGAAAATTATTACTTACGCGCATTGACATATTTCCAAATGGGAAATGTATTTGGGAGACCGTATAATCAGGGAGCCTCTAACTTGTCAATTCCATTAAAACTAACTTCAGATACTGAAGATCGTCCAGATAGACATACTATAGAAGAAGTGTATAAACAGGTAATTAAGGATTTAGAAAAAGCTGCATCATTAATGACAGAAAACAAAGGAGCCTCTTTTGCTTCCAAAGAAGCAGCCTATGCCTTGTTATCCAGAGTGTATTTATACAAAGAAGATCATGAAAAAACAGAGGAGTATGCCAATAAGGTTATAGAATCAGGAGAATATTCTCTACTGTCTAAAGATCAGTTTTCTAAAATGAATACCTTAACTCCAGAACAAAATGCAGAAGCAATTTTTGCTGTAACATTAAGCTCGGCTTCTGATCTCCTGGGAGGAGGTGATGATTGGTATACGATAGGATCTTTTTATGCCAATGTGCAAGGAAAAGGGTGGGGAGAAATGTATGCTTCAAGAACATATCTGGATTTAATTAATAAAAACCCGGATGATGCTCGGAAATCATTTATTGATCCACAATTCGAAGAAGATGAAAATGGAGAGAAAATTCCAGCGGTATATTGGGTCAATGATGCATATGCATATGAATTCAGACGTACAAGTGAAAGTGGAGGTGTTATTAGCTTTGAAGAAGAAGGAACTACCTATACGGTAATGTCAGAGGAGATAGATGGAAAAACAAATTACTATTTCAACGGACCAAATGGGAAACAAGATGTGACCAAAGGATATGATATGAAAAAGAGAAATGGACATCCTAAATTTTATATTCTCAAAGCTTCATTACAGGAGAATGATATTCATATGTGGTCTCCTATGGTATCCCGTTTATCAGAAATGTATCTCAATTTGGCAGAATCTCAAGCTAAAAGAGGCATGGATCAATTAGCGTTAGATAATATAAATATTATTAGAGAAAGAGCAGGAATCCCAATATATTCATTAACCGATATTCCTACAGGAAAAACAGTATTGGATATTGTTTTGGAAGAGCGTAGGTTAGAGTTAGCATATGAAGGGCATCGACGATATGATGTATATCGAAATGGTCGAACCATGGATAGGAAATATCCAGGAACTCACCTGAATGGTACGAATGCCTTTTTAGAGATTCCGGCGATACACCCCAGAGTAGTGGAGTTTATCCCGGAACAGCAAATTATTTTGCAACCTTCTCTTATTCAGAATGATTGA
- a CDS encoding Gfo/Idh/MocA family protein, whose protein sequence is MNSRRNFVKKTVLAGAGVSLLPTMSFGQMTSLRGEKLKLAFIGVGLRGMVHVNNALQRKDVTITAICDIDPNRINVALDKIDKANWKKPKVFGKNDYDYRNLLALKEVDAVIISTPWLWHTKMAVDTMKAGKYTGLEVSAANTLEECWDLVNTHEETGSHLMILENVNYRRDILAVLNMVKQNVFGELVHFRCGYQHDLRFVKLNDGKTAYGKGVEFGEKGISESKWRTQHSVLRNGDVYPTHGVGPMATMCDVNRGNRFLSISSNASKAIGLHNYIVKHGGKDHPNARVKFKQGDVITSTIETAKGETIIVTHDCNLPRPYSLGFRVQGANGLWEVDGNRIYIEGESNPHRWDVADEWLKKYDHPLWKKYEQQAVGAGHGGMDFFVLNAFVESAKQNIAPPLDVYDAAAWSAITPLSEASIENNGEPQDFPDFTRGMWVKRQPFDWMNSKY, encoded by the coding sequence ATGAATTCTAGACGAAATTTTGTTAAAAAAACAGTACTTGCCGGTGCTGGAGTATCATTATTACCCACTATGTCATTTGGTCAGATGACAAGTCTTAGAGGAGAAAAGTTAAAACTAGCATTTATTGGAGTTGGATTAAGGGGAATGGTTCATGTTAATAATGCACTACAAAGAAAGGATGTAACCATAACTGCTATTTGTGATATTGATCCGAACCGAATTAATGTAGCATTAGATAAAATTGATAAGGCGAATTGGAAGAAACCAAAAGTATTTGGAAAAAACGATTATGACTACAGAAACTTATTGGCATTAAAAGAAGTTGATGCGGTGATTATTTCTACGCCCTGGTTATGGCATACTAAGATGGCTGTAGATACTATGAAAGCAGGAAAATATACAGGTTTAGAGGTTTCTGCAGCGAATACGCTGGAGGAGTGTTGGGATTTGGTAAATACGCATGAGGAAACCGGGTCACATTTAATGATTCTGGAGAATGTGAACTATCGACGGGATATACTTGCTGTTTTGAATATGGTTAAACAAAATGTATTTGGAGAATTGGTTCATTTTAGATGTGGATATCAGCACGATCTTCGATTTGTAAAATTAAATGATGGGAAGACTGCTTATGGAAAAGGAGTAGAGTTTGGAGAGAAAGGAATTTCTGAATCTAAATGGAGAACACAGCATTCCGTATTAAGAAATGGAGATGTGTATCCTACTCATGGGGTTGGACCGATGGCTACTATGTGCGACGTTAACAGAGGCAACCGTTTTCTGTCTATAAGTTCCAATGCATCAAAAGCAATAGGATTACATAATTACATTGTGAAACACGGAGGGAAAGATCACCCTAATGCTCGCGTAAAATTCAAACAAGGCGATGTAATTACTTCTACAATTGAAACGGCCAAAGGAGAAACGATTATAGTTACCCATGATTGTAATTTACCACGACCGTATTCTTTAGGGTTTAGAGTACAAGGAGCTAATGGATTATGGGAGGTAGATGGTAATCGAATATATATAGAGGGAGAATCAAATCCACATCGATGGGATGTTGCTGATGAATGGCTTAAAAAATATGATCATCCTTTATGGAAAAAATATGAGCAACAAGCTGTTGGTGCAGGGCATGGAGGAATGGACTTCTTTGTTCTAAATGCCTTTGTAGAATCTGCAAAACAGAATATAGCACCTCCACTAGATGTATACGATGCAGCTGCCTGGAGTGCTATTACCCCATTATCTGAAGCATCCATAGAGAATAACGGTGAACCACAGGACTTTCCGGACTTTACAAGAGGAATGTGGGTGAAGCGCCAGCCTTTTGATTGGATGAATAGCAAGTATTAA
- a CDS encoding tail fiber protein, whose amino-acid sequence MKTKLLFIVAVLFTAVLFAQNTGIAVQGIARDASKTALGNKNLNFVFDIQISNGTSKYKETQNLTTDAFGVFSHVIGTGTPQGTTFSEVDFSTEHLKLVISLDGTVISDQPFHYAPYAYHANNGAPTGAIMPYLGATAPPGWLLCNGTAIPNPSTSGAALVALIGNNTPNLQGMFLRGTGTSPVNGQSGPGLKATQSDTFKSHNHYVNLTTSSNGSHSHGYDDYAHSDSVADHSDHGTGSGDDNGNKRTSRTTASAGNHTHTVKGNSNTTGGAETRPVNYGVNYIIKL is encoded by the coding sequence ATGAAAACAAAACTACTATTCATTGTAGCTGTATTATTTACAGCTGTACTATTTGCTCAAAATACAGGGATTGCTGTTCAGGGAATTGCTAGAGATGCTAGTAAAACAGCCTTAGGAAACAAAAATTTAAATTTTGTTTTTGATATTCAAATCTCGAATGGGACCTCTAAGTATAAAGAAACACAAAACCTGACGACGGATGCTTTTGGTGTATTTTCTCATGTGATTGGAACCGGAACCCCTCAGGGAACAACTTTTAGTGAGGTTGATTTTAGCACAGAACATCTAAAGCTCGTTATTAGTTTAGATGGGACAGTAATTTCAGATCAACCTTTTCACTATGCTCCGTATGCATACCATGCAAACAATGGGGCTCCAACAGGAGCTATTATGCCTTATCTCGGTGCAACAGCACCTCCTGGGTGGTTGTTATGTAATGGAACAGCAATACCTAATCCTTCTACTTCAGGAGCTGCTTTGGTTGCTCTCATAGGGAATAACACACCTAATTTACAAGGAATGTTTTTAAGAGGAACAGGTACCAGTCCTGTTAATGGACAAAGTGGACCGGGATTAAAAGCTACTCAATCTGATACATTCAAATCTCATAATCATTATGTAAACTTAACTACTAGTAGTAATGGAAGTCATTCACATGGATATGATGATTATGCGCATTCAGATTCAGTTGCAGATCACTCTGATCATGGTACAGGTAGCGGAGATGATAATGGAAACAAAAGAACGTCTCGAACAACTGCGAGTGCCGGTAATCACACTCATACCGTGAAAGGAAATAGCAATACTACAGGTGGAGCGGAAACACGTCCGGTAAACTATGGAGTAAATTATATCATAAAATTATAA
- a CDS encoding VCBS repeat-containing protein gives MYKWSIVFVCVFLCACQDSVDSLPVDKLFTRIPASITGVTFENKIMESEKLHYYKYLYIYIGGGVAAADFNNDGLEDLFFTSNIYHNKLFLNKGNFQFEDITIQAGIKKRAGFDAGVSVADINNDGFLDIYINRAGWYKGDQKLANMLYINNGDLTFTEQAAKHGLADTNRSIASTFFDYDKDGDLDVYITNAPADFELSDKIADIKRVQQHPKTHSYKSSDKLYANDGSGNFTDVSIEAGIMPDLGFGLNAQVGDLNNDGWLDIYVSNDFIGPDFAYINNKNGTFSEQRNTLFKHISYYSMGSDIGDINNDGLSDLMVLDMSPEDHIRSKTTMAMMSADRFNKMVEEDHHHQYMHNVMQLNNGAKGFSEIGYLSGLAQTDWSWSILFADFDLDGLNDVYVTNGIYRDVVDRDVNDEINALIDKNKTSLQEQDFYEFTQKLPQQKLTNYLFKNNGNLTFDNMTSRWSDEAATFSNGAVYVDLDNDGDLDIVTNNLDEHATILRNNARDISKNNFLQIDFSGSKKNLFGVGTMVKLYLKNGAVLKRTLINSRGYLSSLPSVLHIGLGEETLIPKLEVVWADGNSQILTDIGVNQKIHLNYTESSTGNEKKKLVASDFIFAEETFDLEHKDTVYNDFDKQLLLPHKLSQTGPAIAKTDINNDGLEDVFIGGGHRQESQLMIAREDGSYIKATVPDFIKDQAYEDVSACFFDADNDGDQDLYVVSGSYEFRSDDPLLEDRLYINDGGINFRRSSDKLPLIRIAGGVVKASDYDQDGDEDLFIGGRVVPGKYPYAPESYLLINEEGRFVDKTKELAADISEIGMITSAVWEDIDNDNDIDLIVTGEWMGIEVFVNKEGTLSKDMKYDKLSSATGWWNKIVMADIDKDGDLDIIAGNLGLNYKHKASEKKPFHIYTHDFDNNGTEDIVLAKNYKSKQVPARGKNCTAQQMPYLKERVKTYKEFASSNLQELLGDSFEAAIHYQVTELRSGVFINNSDSFEFTPFPIEAQMSPVTAIIYEDIDHDSVRDLIMGGNNYHTEVETTRLDAGIGVFLKGVSDGKFAFQKNRETGLYTSGDVKDMLLITHKNKKKLLVANNNSKFQLYNIKDK, from the coding sequence ATGTATAAATGGAGTATCGTATTTGTCTGTGTTTTTTTATGTGCATGTCAGGATTCCGTCGATTCCTTACCAGTTGATAAATTATTTACCAGGATTCCGGCAAGTATTACAGGAGTAACCTTTGAAAATAAAATAATGGAATCCGAAAAATTACATTATTATAAGTACTTATATATCTATATAGGAGGAGGAGTTGCTGCTGCTGATTTTAATAATGATGGTTTGGAAGATCTCTTCTTTACATCCAATATTTATCATAACAAGCTTTTTTTAAACAAAGGGAATTTTCAGTTTGAGGATATTACAATTCAGGCAGGGATTAAAAAACGAGCAGGGTTTGATGCCGGGGTTTCTGTTGCCGATATTAATAATGATGGTTTTCTGGATATTTATATCAATCGAGCAGGCTGGTATAAAGGGGATCAAAAACTGGCTAATATGTTATATATTAATAATGGAGATCTCACGTTTACAGAACAAGCTGCCAAGCATGGTTTGGCAGATACCAACCGTTCAATAGCATCTACATTTTTTGATTATGATAAAGATGGCGATTTAGATGTATATATCACAAATGCTCCTGCGGATTTTGAATTATCAGATAAAATAGCAGATATCAAACGAGTACAACAACACCCCAAAACGCATTCGTATAAAAGCAGTGATAAATTATATGCGAATGATGGGAGTGGAAATTTCACAGATGTATCAATAGAAGCAGGAATAATGCCTGATTTAGGTTTTGGCTTGAATGCCCAGGTAGGAGATCTTAACAATGATGGGTGGTTGGATATTTATGTGTCTAATGATTTTATAGGACCAGATTTTGCCTATATAAACAATAAAAACGGAACTTTTTCTGAGCAAAGAAACACACTGTTCAAACATATCTCATACTATAGTATGGGGAGCGATATCGGAGATATTAATAATGATGGGTTGTCGGATTTAATGGTGTTAGATATGAGTCCTGAAGACCATATACGCTCAAAAACCACGATGGCGATGATGTCTGCTGATCGATTCAATAAGATGGTAGAAGAAGATCACCATCACCAATATATGCATAATGTAATGCAGTTAAACAATGGAGCGAAAGGATTTAGTGAAATTGGATACTTATCCGGATTGGCACAGACCGATTGGAGTTGGTCAATACTTTTTGCAGATTTTGATTTGGATGGATTGAATGATGTATATGTTACCAATGGTATTTATAGGGATGTAGTGGATAGAGATGTTAATGATGAGATCAATGCATTGATCGATAAGAACAAGACAAGCTTGCAAGAGCAGGATTTTTATGAGTTTACTCAGAAATTACCACAACAAAAACTGACGAACTATCTGTTTAAAAATAACGGCAATCTCACCTTTGATAATATGACTTCCAGGTGGTCTGATGAAGCTGCCACCTTTTCTAATGGTGCAGTTTATGTAGATTTAGATAATGATGGTGATTTGGATATCGTAACAAATAACCTGGATGAGCATGCAACAATATTAAGGAATAATGCAAGAGACATTAGTAAGAATAATTTTTTGCAAATAGATTTTTCCGGATCAAAGAAAAACCTGTTTGGAGTTGGAACTATGGTAAAATTGTATTTGAAGAATGGTGCTGTTTTGAAACGTACTTTAATAAACTCCAGAGGGTATTTATCTTCTTTGCCAAGTGTACTGCATATAGGTTTGGGAGAAGAAACTTTAATACCCAAATTAGAGGTGGTGTGGGCAGATGGAAATTCTCAAATATTAACGGATATAGGAGTAAATCAGAAAATACATCTCAATTATACAGAAAGTAGTACTGGTAATGAAAAAAAGAAGTTAGTAGCATCAGACTTTATTTTTGCAGAAGAAACCTTTGATTTGGAGCATAAAGACACTGTTTACAATGACTTTGATAAACAGCTATTATTACCACATAAATTATCACAGACAGGTCCTGCAATTGCCAAAACAGATATCAATAATGATGGTTTGGAGGATGTTTTTATAGGAGGAGGACACCGGCAAGAATCACAATTAATGATCGCTAGAGAAGATGGAAGCTATATAAAAGCAACGGTACCGGATTTTATAAAAGACCAGGCATATGAAGATGTCAGCGCCTGTTTTTTTGATGCAGATAATGATGGAGACCAAGACCTGTATGTGGTTAGCGGGAGTTATGAATTTAGATCTGATGATCCATTATTAGAAGATCGCTTATACATAAATGATGGAGGAATCAATTTTAGACGATCTTCTGATAAGTTGCCATTGATACGAATTGCAGGAGGGGTTGTAAAAGCTTCGGATTATGATCAGGATGGAGATGAAGACTTGTTTATAGGAGGACGTGTTGTCCCGGGAAAATATCCATACGCACCAGAAAGTTATCTGTTAATCAATGAAGAAGGAAGATTCGTGGATAAGACAAAAGAATTAGCAGCGGATATTTCAGAAATAGGAATGATTACCAGTGCAGTTTGGGAGGACATTGATAATGATAATGATATAGATTTAATCGTGACAGGAGAATGGATGGGGATTGAAGTGTTTGTTAATAAAGAAGGTACGTTGTCTAAGGACATGAAATACGATAAGCTATCATCTGCTACTGGCTGGTGGAATAAGATAGTAATGGCAGATATAGATAAGGATGGAGACCTGGATATCATTGCAGGGAATTTAGGGTTGAATTATAAACATAAAGCCTCGGAGAAAAAACCATTTCATATTTATACTCATGATTTTGATAATAATGGAACAGAAGATATTGTTCTGGCAAAAAATTATAAATCGAAGCAAGTTCCTGCAAGAGGTAAAAATTGTACAGCTCAACAAATGCCGTACTTAAAAGAAAGAGTCAAAACATATAAAGAATTTGCATCGAGCAATCTCCAGGAACTGTTAGGGGATAGTTTTGAAGCAGCAATCCATTACCAGGTAACAGAGCTCAGATCAGGGGTTTTTATAAATAATAGCGATAGTTTTGAATTTACCCCATTCCCAATAGAAGCCCAAATGAGCCCTGTTACTGCTATCATTTACGAAGATATTGATCACGATTCGGTTCGTGACTTAATTATGGGAGGAAATAATTATCATACCGAGGTAGAAACAACACGTTTGGATGCAGGAATAGGTGTTTTTCTTAAAGGAGTTTCCGATGGAAAGTTTGCGTTTCAAAAAAATAGAGAAACAGGACTTTATACTTCAGGAGATGTTAAAGATATGCTCTTGATTACGCATAAGAATAAAAAGAAACTGCTTGTCGCGAATAACAACAGCAAATTTCAATTGTATAACATAAAAGATAAATAG